In a single window of the Acipenser ruthenus chromosome 20, fAciRut3.2 maternal haplotype, whole genome shotgun sequence genome:
- the LOC117425094 gene encoding leucine-rich repeat-containing protein 38-like, whose product MLSCCRWLQPLVQASLLLCSALLNHGQFCSTPCLCPDPHTVDCSGQGLGSLPDFIPLNVRRLLLSGNFIDQIPADFLVLYSDLVCLDLRNNSLSAIEPGTFSTSSKLVFLDLGWNNLTEIPAGTFLESGSLIKLRLDSNPYLSSISEDAFLGLTSLRELELESNALSSMKVASLSQLSSLKVLRLEDNPWVCNCNFANLYAWLMENLDRLPRGVDGMQCSVPLDGRRVNMSQLSEDSFRGCQLTLTLTDYLIIIFSGISVSVAAIMTSFFLASTVHCFQRWSKANKTDEEEGED is encoded by the exons ATGTTGTCATGCTGCCGTTGGCTGCAGCCTCTAGTCCAAGCCAGCCTCCTACTCTGTTCTGCCTTGCTGAATCACGGGCAGTTTTGCTCGACTCCTTGCCTCTGCCCGGACCCTCACACTGTTGACTGCAGCGGTCAGGGGCTTGGAAGCTTGCCGGATTTCATCCCCCTGAACGTTCGGAGGCTCTTGCTGTCCGGTAACTTTATCGACCAAATCCCGGCAGATTTTCTCGTCCTCTACAGCGATCTAGTTTGTCTGGACCTGCGGAACAATTCCCTTTCTGCAATAGAGCCTGGCACGTTTAGTACGTCCTCCAAGCTGGTGTTCCTCGATCTGGGATGGAACAACTTGACAGAGATCCCAGCAGGCACTTTCTTGGAGTCTGGGAGCCTGATCAAGCTCCGTTTAGACAGTAACCCTTACCTGTCATCGATCAGTGAAGATGCTTTTCTTGGTCTGACATCCCTACGCGAGCTGGAGCTGGAGAGTAATGCCCTGTCCAGCATGAAGGTTGCATCCCTGAGCCAGTTGTCCTCATTGAAGGTCTTGAGGTTGGAGGACAATCCTTGGGTGTGCAACTGCAACTTTGCCAACCTGTATGCATGGCTGATGGAGAACTTAGACAGGCTTCCAAGAG GAGTGGACGGGATGCAGTGCTCGGTGCCCCTGGATGGGCGGAGGGTGAACATGAGCCAGCTCTCGGAGGACAGTTTCCGGGGTTGCCAGCTGACCCTCACCCTCACCGACTATCTCATCATCATCTTCTCAGGCATCTCCGTCTCGGTGGCTGCCATCATGACCAGCTTCTTCCTGGCGTCCACTGTCCACTGCTTCCAGCGCTGGAGCAAGGCCAACAAGACTGACGAGGAAGAAGGCGAGGACTAG